GCTACTACGGCAACAAGGAGGGGCTGTTCGCCGCGGCCTCCGACATCGACCTGCGGATACCGGTCCTGGGCGCGGTGCCCGCCCGGCACGTCGGCACCGTCCTCGTCACGCACTTCCTCGACCGGTGGGAGAGCGATGACGTGCTGACGGGCATGCTCCGCGTCGGTGTCACCAACGAGGCGGGTGCCGAGCGCATGCGCGACATCTTCAAGGCCCAGCTGGGCCCGATGGTGGTCGGCGTCTGCCCCGACCCGGCGGACGCCCCGCGCCGCGCCGCGCTCGTGGCCTCGCAGATACTCGGCATGGCGCTCGCCCGGTACGTGCTGCGGTTCCCGCCCGCGGCCACGATGGGGCGCGACGAGCTGATCGCCTGGCTCGCTCCGACGATCCAGCGCTACCTGACCGCGGAGCGGCCCTGAGACCCGTCCGGGAGTCCCGCCACCGGCTGGGCAGACCGGCCGGCCGTACCCCGCCCGCGTCGCTCGTACCCCGCCCGCGTCGCTCCGGCCACCGTCCGCGTCGCTCCGGCCACCGTCCGCGTCGCTCCGGCCACCGTCCGCGTCGCTCCGGCCACTGTCCGCGTCGCTCGTACCCCGCCCGCGTCGCTCCGGCCACCGCACACCGCGTCCGGGCCGTCGTGCACCGCGTCCGGACTGACGTGTACGCCGCCCGCCTTGTCGTACCGGTCCCCGCACGGCGGCGGACGACCGTGGGCCGTGGTGGTGTTGCCGCGGGGGCCCTTGATCGTTGGACGCATCGACCGGGGTGACAGCCCGTCACGGCCGTGTCCGTAGCCCCTCAGTGCCGGCAAGCCGTCGTCCGCGCGCGGGCCGGTGTGCGTGTGGTGATCGGAGTTCGGGCTGCCCGGGAAGACGCGTCGGCGCAAGACGGTGCGGCGCAAGGCCTTGCGCACGCTGGTGCACGGGTACGCGGCGCTGCTGGTGCGGGGCCGGCTGTGGGACGGCAGGACGGTACCCCTCGCGGCGTGGCGCTACGGGCCCGAGGCCGGACGGGCCTTGCCCTTGGGGGTGAGGACCGGCGCGGTCCCCGCCGAGGAGACTGGCCAGGGCGAGGTCGGCCACCTGGAATTCCTGTCGTCGCCGGCAGCACCGCCTGACGGCGCAGGAAGTCGGCCGGCTCCTCCTCCAGGTGCAGCACCACTTCCGCGACGACAGCGTCGGGTTCGGCGTGAGCTGCCCCTACTGGGACCTCGTCTTCGGAACGGCGCGCAGCAAGCGCGGCGACACCGTCCTCGCTGCCCGCTCGGCCACATGAGCAGCACAGTGCCGACGCCCGCCCCGCCCGCCGGGCGGGCGCGCCGACCGGCGCGGCGGGCCTTCCCGCCCCGCCGGGCCTTCCCGCCCCGCCGGGCCGGACCGGGCGACCGTCAGCCGTAGCTGCGTCGGCAGAGTGCCACGATCGCCGGGTCGACGGTGCCATGGGCCGCCGTGCACAACTCACGCATCGGGACGCTGCTGCGGGGCTCGGGCCGACTCCGGCCCGCCGGATCCCGCGGGGCGGCCGGCCGTGCCACGGCGGGCCGCGGAGGGGGCGCGGCGGCGTGCCGCGGTCCCGGTGCGTCCGCGCGCGGGGGCCGCGGCCGCTGGACGCGGGCCTGCGGAGGGGCGGGCTCGTCGGCCGGGGCGACCTTCGGACGGGGGAGGGGCGAGGGGGTCCGGCCGGCGCCGGCGAGCTCCTCGCGCGCGGCGGCCGGAGCCGGGGCGGGGACCGGCGGCATGGGCGCGGGGGGCCCGTCGGTGACGGGTACCTCCGCGAGAACCGGCGGGGGTGCGGGGTGGTCGGCCTGGACCGAGGTGCAGCCCGCGAGCGTGAGCGTGGCCGCGGCCAGAGTGGTGGCGACCCGATAGGCGTGCATACGGCCAGAATGCCCGACCGTGGTGGTGGCACGGGCGCACGGCACGCGCGGGCAACCGTCACGAGTGACACGCCGGAGCCCGCGCCCTCCCGAACCCGCCGAACCGCGTGCGGGCGTTCTGTCTCGGCAGCGTTCGACCGGCTCCACTGACGACGGGGACACCGCTGGTCCCCACGCCGAACTCCGGCTGCAGTACCGGTCCTCACGCCCCTCAGCGGTTCGACGGCCGGCCGGACGTGCCGTCAGCGGCCGTACGCGGCGCGGGCGCTGGCGACGCCGAGCGGTCCTGTGTGGCCTGAGAGGATCAGGGCATGACGGACGCACCCATGCGCATCCATACCCTCATCGTCGATGCCGCTGACCCCGAGCGGCTTGCCGCGTTCTGGTCCGGGCTGCTCGGCAGGCCGGTCGTAGGACGTGTGGGGCCCTATGTGTGGCTGCGGCGGGAGAACGGTCTGGGCCTGGGCTTCCAGCGAACCGGCGAGCCCAAATCGGTCAAGAACCGTATGCACTTCGACATCACCTCACCCGATCCGCCCGCGGAGCAGCAACGTGTCGAGGCGCTCGGCGGGCGCCGACTCGACGAGTACGCCGGCGGCGGGTTCCTGGTGATGGCCGACCCCGAGGGCAATGAATTCTGCGTCATCCCCGAAGGCCCCTTCGCACTCGACGACGAGGGGCGCGCGGACTACCTCGACTGACCGGCATCCCCGCATGGTCCCGAGGGGCCGTCGGCTCACGCTCGTACTGGGTGTGGCCACCGTCGCTCCGCTCGTCGTGAGCCCGATGCCGCTGACGGGGAGCAGCGACCGGCCGGGCCGGGAGACGACGCGGCCCTCCGGCACCGTTCGGTGCCGGAGGGCCGAAGTCGAGGGCGAGGAAAGCGGAGGGACTGGATCATGAGGAATGAGGAGGAAGCCCCTTCATGGCCTCGCCACCGCCCACGGTAACAGTCAGTCCGGGATCACGTCGCGGAGATTTCCGGGGGTGATGACCCGGGACCCCGGGTGCAACCCCTCCGGCCGTTCGAGGCCGACGAAGGTGACGGGGCCGTCCGGGACGGCCGTCCCGTCCCAGCGGATCACGGTCGTGCCGCTCTCGGCCAGCAGCCCGGTGAGGTAGCCGACCGTCAGGTAGTCGCGTTCGACGATGCCGCGCAGCAGCGTCGCCACCGACGCCTTGTTCCCCTCGACCCGGTTGGCCTCCGGGTGGCCGTCGAGGTACAGGTGCAGCCACTTCGCGCGCCACCGGCCGTCGGGTCCCCGCAGGAACACGAGCGGCAGCGCGACCCGGCCGGTCCCGCGCAGCTCCGACTTCATCCGCACCGTGCGCGGCTCGAACGGGCGGCCCGCCTGCTCGGCGTCCCGCAGCATGAACCCGAAGAACGACTCCGCGGCCTCCTCGAACCCCTCTCCCGAGAAGATGTTCACCTGGGGGACGACGAACGCGCCGCGCACGGCGCCCAGACGCAGGTTGATGAACTCCGAGGCACCGTCGGGCGCGTCCGTGATGTCCCCGGAGTGCTCGCCCTCCACCTCGGTGAGCCTGGTGTAGGAGAGCCAGCCGACGGTCCCGTAGTCGGCGTCCAGCATCAGCGCCGACAAGTCGTAGTCGGTGCTGCGTTCCGTCTGCCTCCAGTACGTGAAGAAGCGCAGCAGCTCGCCGTCGACGGGGGAGAGGGAGCCCCGGGGCAGGACGCCCAGACCGGACGTGGTGGCCTTGCCGCTGAGGGGGAGGGCCACGTCGAGCACGTCGGGGTCGACGAGCAGCCGGTCCACGGCCGGGAGCCGGCGGCGCACCTCGTCGTCGAGCGCGGCGGTCAAGCGCTCGCGCTCCGCCGGCGGTACGGGCGGGCGGGCGTCGTGGGCGACCCGGGCACGACCCGACCGCCCCACGAAGACCCGGCGCTCCCCGGTCACCCCGGCGCGGTTGTGCAGGTGTTCCCGCACCGACAACACCACCCGGCCCGACACCTGCCCCACGACCTCCTCGGCCGCGGCCACCACCGCGTCACGCTCCTCCTGGGCGGCGGCCACGCGCAGCAGCCGGTCCACGGACCGGAACAACCGGCCCGGCGCGGCCTTCAGCAGGCGTACCGCCCCCAGGACGTCGTTCGCGCCGAGCAGTTCCTCGACCCGGCTGTCGAAGGACCGCGCTTCCTTCTCGCCGCGCGCGACGGCGAACACGTCGGCGGCGCGCGGCCAGCGCGGGTACTCGTGCGGGTGCAGGCGCTCCCCGAGACGCTTGAAGGGCTCCCGGTGCGCCGTGACGTCGGCGAGCTTGTCGGGGGAAGCCGCCACGACCGCGTCCAGACCCGCGAGCAGCGCTCGGCGCACGGGCCGCGACAGCGCGCGGAACCGGGTCGGCTCCCGGAGGGTCACGTCACCGTCCGACAGCGCGCAGGCCAGGCGGAGGACGTCGGTGACCGTGTCCAGCAGCGGCTCCGCGCCGACCGCCAGCCGGGCCCGGTTGACGAGCGCGCGGTTCTCGCGGACGGGCATCGCCGCCGGCTGGGGCCCGTCCGCGCAGTGCCCGGCGAGGAACCGCAGGTCGCCCAGGGCGTCCTCGCCGAGCGGGGTGCTGCTCCCGGCCAGCGCGAGGTACAGCGCGGTGACCTCGTCCTCCAACGGACCGCCCGGGTGCAGCACCGTCGTGCGGTCGCCCAGGGCGGGGGCCAACTCGTCGTGCGCGGCGAGCACCTCGGCGTACGTGTGGCGGTAACGGCCGTACGAGGGCAGGGTGAGCAGGTCCACCACACCCTCGCTCAGCCGGACGAGGGTGCTGTCGCGCACGCGGTCGTCGGTGAGGGCCTCGGCGATGCAGCCCAGCCAGAAGTCGAGGGTGTCGGGGACGTTGGCCGGGAAGTCGACGAAGTAGACGTTGTGTTCGACGTGGTCGCCGACCATCTGACGGACCGTGCGCAGGGTACGGACGGCGGTGTCGACGACCGTACCCTCGGACAGCCCCGACAAGTGCTCCAGGACCCGCGCGGACAGCTTGAAGCCCACCGACATCAGCGCGGCGTCGAACTGCCGTGCCGCGACGGCACCCTGGCCGGCAGGGCCCGCGGCTGTGGCGGACACGGCGCGTCCGACGGCCTGCGCGGGGAGGGGGACGCGGTGGGTGTGCCGTACGACCAACTGTTCGAGGGTGTCACGCATTGCGGCATGCTCCCAGACGTCCATGACCGGCTGCACCGGGTTTTGAACCCACGCCCGGGTCATCTCAATGCCCCGTGTCAAGGCGTCGGACGAGGCTGCCTCCCGTGTCCAACCTGTGCTGGTACGCGTCGGCGGTGCATGACACGTATCCACGTCACCGGCGCACTGGCGCTGCTCACCGCCGCCAGCAGCGCCCTCGGCATCGCTGCACCCGCAAGCGCTACCTCCATCATCGGCTTCGGCAACGCTGCCTTCGACAACGCTTGCGCCAACATCGGCGGCCCTCGTGCCGGTGGTGCCACGAAGCAGCACGGCGGCATCATCACCGGCCTCGGTGTCGCCTTGCCCGCCAGCAGCCCAGGCAACCAGTGCGGCGCCCTGGGACTGCCAACCATCTTCCATGAGATGGGTGGTGTGGACGTGGCCGGCACTTTGACGGGCGGGGAAGTCTAGCCGCACGGATGCGATCGATCACCTCACCCCGACTCTGACACCGCCCCGGATCACTGGATGCCGGGGCGTCTTCATGCCGCGTCTCAAGCCGCTGCGGGCACGGGTGGGGCAGCGCTGAAGTGGTGTTTGTCCCGCAGCATGGCCCAGAGAACGTCGACTCCGCGCCGTGCCGGCGACAGGACGGCCTGGGTATGGATCAGCCCCTCGTTCCGCTTCTTGCGGTAGTAGTCCCGGGAGGGCCTGTGCAGAGTCATCGAGATGTGGGCCGACATGGAGAAGATGTGCGCAGGCGTCGGTTGTCGTGCTTGGGCCGGTGCAGGTTGCCGGTCTTTCGCCCCGGGTCCCGGGGGACCGGTGCGAGGCCCGCGTGAGCGGCGAGGTGGCCGCCGTCTGTGTGCGAGGTCATGTCGCCGACGATGGAAAGGAACTCGGCTCCGAGGATCGGCCCCATGCCCGGGAGGGACTCGATGATTTCGGCGCGTTCGTCGGTGCGGAACAGGGAGGTGATGGCCTGCTCGTTCTCCTTGATTCGCTCGTCAGGTTCGAGGACGCGGTGGGCAGGCCCCTTCACGAGCTTCGCCGCCAGGTCCTCGCCGGGCAGCGACGTGTGCTGTGAGATCGCGGCCTCCACTGCACGATCGGCGAAGACACCCGCGGTTCGGACGTTGCGGCGGGCAAGCCAGTCCGCCAGTCGCTTCGCTCCTATCCGCCGGATGGCGGCCGGCGTCTGGTAGCCGGTCAGCACGATCAGACCCGGGCGCTTGCGGTACTCGAAGGCCCGTTCCAGGACCGGGCAGATACCAACCAGGACCTCGCGAAGTCGGTTGATCAGCCGGACCCGGTCAGCGATCAGGTCGTGCCGGTAGCCGACGAGCATCGTGGGGACGGCGGATGTCAGAGGGGCTGCTGTGGGCGGCCTGCCGACGCCTGCCCGGTGTCCGCGCCGGAGCTGACGTGGCGCTGGGTCTCCTGGGGGCCGTGCCAGTCCAGGCACATCACGGTGGCGTCGTCCTCCAGCCGGCCGCCGGCGGCGTCCCGGACGGCGGACGTCAGCGTCAGCGCGGCCTCCCTCGGGTGCAGGTGCCGGGTGCGTTCCAGCAGGGCGAGCAGGTCGACCCGCTCGCCGTGGCGTTCGAGCATGCCATCGGTGATCATGAGCAGTCGGTCGCCGGGGCGCAGGTCGAGGGCCTGCACGCGGTAGCGGTAGTGGTGGGGCGCGACCACGGACAGACCGAAGGGGCGGTCCACCACGCAGGTGATCACCACCGCGGTGCCCCCGCGCAGACGCAGGGGCCAGGGGTGACCGGCGTTGACGAGCCGGGCGCGCCCGGTGGGGAGATGGATGCGCAGCAGTTGCCCGGTGGCGTGGCCGTGGCCGTGCTCGGACAGGGCCCGGTCCGCAAGGTCGGCCTGCTCGATCAGGTCCGCTCCGGCGCGGCGGGCCCCTCGCAGGGCGCCGACCAGCACCGTGGCGGCCAGGGCGGCGCGGATGTCGTGGCCCATGGGGTCGGTGATCGACACGTGCAGGGTGTCGCGGTCCAGGGTGTAGTCGAAGGTGTCACCGCTGAGGTTCTCGGAGGGCTCCAGGTTCCCGCAGAGGGTGAACTGCGCCGCCTCGCAGGACAGTGACGGCGGCAGCAGCTGGTACTGGATCTCCGCTGCCAAGCTGGGGGGCTTGGAGCGTTTGCCCCAGGTGTAGAGGTCGGTGAAGCGCCCGTTGGCGATCACGATGTAGGCGAGGGCGTGCGCGGCCTCCCCGACCGCGGCGAGGACGTCCTGGCCGGGGTCGGCCGGCAGGAACAGTTCCAGCAGTCCGATCGCGTCCCCCCTGTTGGTGACCGGTACGATCACCCGCCGCCCTCGGCCGGTCGACTCCCAGTACAGCCGCTGGGTACGGATGACCTGCTCGTAGACGGAGCCGAACAGGGGGATCCGCTCCGCTTCCCGCCCACTCCCTCCCGCCCCGGCGGTGGACAGCCGTGCCACCGCCTTCCCGGTGAGGTCCACGATGAGGAAGGAGGTCTCCGTGGCCTGGAAACGCCGGCTCAAGTCCTCCGCGATCACGTCG
This portion of the Streptomyces changanensis genome encodes:
- a CDS encoding TetR/AcrR family transcriptional regulator, producing MKQEAPDASPAAPASGRTTRRSDTTRAAILEAARERFAADGYERATIRAIARDAGIDPSMVMRYYGNKEGLFAAASDIDLRIPVLGAVPARHVGTVLVTHFLDRWESDDVLTGMLRVGVTNEAGAERMRDIFKAQLGPMVVGVCPDPADAPRRAALVASQILGMALARYVLRFPPAATMGRDELIAWLAPTIQRYLTAERP
- a CDS encoding VOC family protein, encoding MTDAPMRIHTLIVDAADPERLAAFWSGLLGRPVVGRVGPYVWLRRENGLGLGFQRTGEPKSVKNRMHFDITSPDPPAEQQRVEALGGRRLDEYAGGGFLVMADPEGNEFCVIPEGPFALDDEGRADYLD
- a CDS encoding TerD family protein; translation: MRDTLEQLVVRHTHRVPLPAQAVGRAVSATAAGPAGQGAVAARQFDAALMSVGFKLSARVLEHLSGLSEGTVVDTAVRTLRTVRQMVGDHVEHNVYFVDFPANVPDTLDFWLGCIAEALTDDRVRDSTLVRLSEGVVDLLTLPSYGRYRHTYAEVLAAHDELAPALGDRTTVLHPGGPLEDEVTALYLALAGSSTPLGEDALGDLRFLAGHCADGPQPAAMPVRENRALVNRARLAVGAEPLLDTVTDVLRLACALSDGDVTLREPTRFRALSRPVRRALLAGLDAVVAASPDKLADVTAHREPFKRLGERLHPHEYPRWPRAADVFAVARGEKEARSFDSRVEELLGANDVLGAVRLLKAAPGRLFRSVDRLLRVAAAQEERDAVVAAAEEVVGQVSGRVVLSVREHLHNRAGVTGERRVFVGRSGRARVAHDARPPVPPAERERLTAALDDEVRRRLPAVDRLLVDPDVLDVALPLSGKATTSGLGVLPRGSLSPVDGELLRFFTYWRQTERSTDYDLSALMLDADYGTVGWLSYTRLTEVEGEHSGDITDAPDGASEFINLRLGAVRGAFVVPQVNIFSGEGFEEAAESFFGFMLRDAEQAGRPFEPRTVRMKSELRGTGRVALPLVFLRGPDGRWRAKWLHLYLDGHPEANRVEGNKASVATLLRGIVERDYLTVGYLTGLLAESGTTVIRWDGTAVPDGPVTFVGLERPEGLHPGSRVITPGNLRDVIPD
- a CDS encoding PP2C family protein-serine/threonine phosphatase; protein product: MAEGTKAVTGGQSELPRLLTAAETAAPADAIDVIAEDLSRRFQATETSFLIVDLTGKAVARLSTAGAGGSGREAERIPLFGSVYEQVIRTQRLYWESTGRGRRVIVPVTNRGDAIGLLELFLPADPGQDVLAAVGEAAHALAYIVIANGRFTDLYTWGKRSKPPSLAAEIQYQLLPPSLSCEAAQFTLCGNLEPSENLSGDTFDYTLDRDTLHVSITDPMGHDIRAALAATVLVGALRGARRAGADLIEQADLADRALSEHGHGHATGQLLRIHLPTGRARLVNAGHPWPLRLRGGTAVVITCVVDRPFGLSVVAPHHYRYRVQALDLRPGDRLLMITDGMLERHGERVDLLALLERTRHLHPREAALTLTSAVRDAAGGRLEDDATVMCLDWHGPQETQRHVSSGADTGQASAGRPQQPL